A segment of the Prochlorococcus marinus XMU1412 genome:
TTATTTTTGAAATGAATAAAGCATGTAATTATGATAAAGAATTCTGCAAAAGTATTATAAATGGAGTTGATTGGTTAAAGAATAAGGAAAATGTTTTCATTGATTTTGGACATACTAATGGGGAAGGAAATAAAATAATTTCTGAGAAAATAACGCAGCTCATAAAACTTTAATTTATTTTTTTTATATTTTAAGTTTGCTATTTAGTAAACTTACTAATTATAGAAAAACATAATTTTAAAAATTTCAATAAATATGATTTACGTATTTTGTCCTAAATATCTTATTTAAAAATTTTATTTATAACGTTGCTATTCTCGATGTTATGCTAAAACTTATAAATCTTATAAATCAAATAAATATATTCAATGAAATATGCGCTTGCAAATCCTATAAAAAGAATTAAGAGAGAAATAGTAGCACCACAATTTAAAATTACAAAACAAATTATAGGAAATTTATATTCTTTTAAAAACTTTTTAATTGGAAGGAACCATAAAAAATACAATAAAGGTGTTTTTGTATGGGATGTAAGAAGTAATTCAGTTACTTTTGATTTCGCTTATTACATTCTTCAAATTGTGAATCAATTTAATCAAATAGGTTATAAGAGTTTTGATTTAATTCTTTTTTGCTCTCCGAGATTATTAGCAAAGGGAGCTTCATGTGATTGGAATGAATATAATAAATTTGTTTCAAATGAAGAGATCCTCAGCAAAATTGAAAAAATTATTCTTAAACTAGCTAATTTATTTGAATACATTGACGATATAAAATTAATAAATACAAAACAAGAATTACTAAATTTAACCAAAGACAGTTTTATTCTTCCTAAAAATTATGATCCAACGTTCTTTTATCCTGAAGGTTTAAATTATAAATATTTATTTTCTAAGCTTATGGATGAAGAGGAAATTAAGGTCCCTTTTTTAAAGCTGAATCCAAAATGCTTTAAAAAAGAATACACGGAATTGTACAAATCAAAATACATCACACTTACATTGAGAGATTATGGTTTTGAGCCAATGCGAAATACAAAGCAAACTGATATTGATATCGCATTAAAGCTATCTAAAAGACATTCTGCAGAATTAGTAATAATTCCAGATAATATTGATTTAATAGAACAATATGAGATTCCTGATTCTGTGCAAGTTATTAAATCAGCTAGAGAAGATCTTTTATTAAGAATAGGAATTTACTCGAAAAGCATCGTAAATATATTTACTACTTCTGGGCCGTCTATTTTACCTCTTTTTATAAAAAGATCTAAGATGATTGTTCTCAGAGTCGCATGCGGTTGCGATGGGGATAACGTAAACCTCTACAAAAAAACTTTAGGTATTAGTCCAGGAGATCAGCCTCTTCTTAGACTGGGAGGATACTATTTATGGAATGACTTATTTAATAATATTGACGAAAACACTTTGGACTTTGCTTTCAAAAAGATAAGTGATTACTCACAAGAAAAAAATCTAAAAATTGGAATTAATGAAATAAATTAATTTAATCTTGAACTAACAGATAACTTAATACTTGAAGTCCATTCTGTAATTTTAAGATAACTATCTTTTGTCTTTATAAGAAGGAAATCGGGATTACTTACCAGAACAGCTCCTGGGATACCTTTATATATTGGAGCATTTTCAATAAATTCAGACTTTGTTATCTTAACTATCTTGTCTCCAATAAAAGTTGTTGCCACAGGTCCTGGTGGTGAAATAGATCTAATAAAATTAAAAATATCTCTTGAACTTTGATTCCAATCAATTATTTCGTCGCCATCTTTTCTTGCAGTGCAGTACAAACCATGATTATTTATTAAATTTTGAGGAGATCTAAATGCAATGTCTTTTTGAATTTGTTTTATAGATTTATAAAGAATGCGAGGACATTCTTTATACGATCTCTCTAAAATACTTTTGTAAGTATCAACATCTGTAATGGGGAAAACTTCTTGATTTATCAAATCTCCTGTATCAATGCCATCATCAATATAATGTACTGAAATTCCAAATTCCTTCTCATCATTTATTAACATCCATGAAATACCATGCCTTCCTCTATAAAAGGGTAATTTACCAACATGGCAATTTATTGTCCCTTTATTTGGAATTTCAAAAACTTGCTTCTTAATCATTTGATCAAATGACATCGAAACGAAAAGATCTGTATTAAATTCTTTTAATTTGTTTATAAAAACTGTTTCATTTACATTTTTTGTATTAAGAATTGGGATATTTTTAGATTTAGCCTTTTTTTCCAAAATAAGATCTTTACTTTTAACCCTATTTACTAAAAAGGAAATCTCTATTTCTTTATCAGCTATTAATAAGTCAAATGTATTATGAGCCCAGGTGCCATCAGCAAAATAACCTATTTTAAAAGACATTAAAATCATAAAGAAATAACATCAATATCCTACAACAAAACCAAAAATTGAAATTGTATAAAATATAGTGTTAAGCTTGCAATTATTGGCAGGGGAGAAAAATTTTTCAACCAAAACTTTTTTCAAAAAATTTATCTAAATTAAAGGAATTTACTGAATTGCAAGAATTTGTATTCCAAGCAATTTTTAATTCTTATAATTTAGAATCGATTAAAGAATTAAGTTCCAAGGATTCTGAATGGTTAAAAGACAAAACAGATTTAAGAACCGATTATGATTTAATGGTTAAGATTGAAACTAAACTAGTTTATTTTCTTAATAAATTAAATATATATTCTCCTTTTATACAATTTCCGGTAAATTTAAGAATTTTATTTCCCCAAAAGCCAATTGGGTATGAAAGTAAAGCTTATAATGTTGACGCCATTCACTGTGATCACTGGTCTGGATCGCCTCTTGATAGTACAAATTGCTTTTTATATTTATATGCCGAAAAAAATTCTCCCATACTAAATTTTTACACTTATGAAGAATCAGAATCTAATTTAGTAAAGGATTATAGAGGTAATTATCAAAATGCTCCAGAAATAAATTATTCAATTCGTAAAACATTAATTCCTAAAACAGGTGTAATAAATATTTGGCAATGCACAGTTCCACATAACATTTTTAGAAATAAATCTGGCGTCACGATAAGTATTGATTTTAGAATTAGAAATAATTCAGTTATCTTTAAAAATGACCTTAGAAGAGATATCAATAAATACTGGTTAAATTCAAAAATGGGTTCTTTAGGACTTTACTGGATAAAAAATAAGAAGCCTCCTAAAGATTTCAAAGAAAAAATTTGTTTTGAATTAAATGAAGCAAGTATGAATTATGAAGAAGAGTATTTAGATATAAGAAAAAAATACATTAATAAGTTCTATGGATAAATCTTGAAATAGTAAATTTTTTTTAATGCATTTTAAAAAAATAATTTGATATATTTTAGATAAGTAAAATTGAAGATAGATCAATGAAATTAAACTTTTTAAAAGAAAATCCCATCCTAAATATCTTAGACCTCCCTCCAACTTACGATATAGATAAGTATGGGAGACCTATTGTTAGAATGAGAGACTTATCTGAAAATGATCAATCAATTAGGAACGAATATCATGCAGCATTAGAGGAAGTATTGAATCATGGCATGTTAATAAAAGGTCCTGAGGTTAAAGAAACTGAAAATTTACTAAAAGAACTAACAGGTAAGGAATATAATGTTCTAGTTTCTTGTGCATCTTCAGGATTACTATTATCACTGCAAGCTATTGGAATAGAAGAAGGAGATGAGGTCATAACTACCCCACTATCATGGCTTATGACTTCATCGGTAATAAAACAGTTAGGAGCAAAGCCAGTTTTTGTTGATGTTTGCAGTGATTACAATATCAATATTGATCTCATTGAAGATAATATAACATCAAAAACAAAAGCTATACTGCCCGTTCACTACTATGGGAAAGTTCTAGATTCTCCTCGCATTAAATCAATTTGTGATAAACATAATCTATATCTTATCGAAGATGTTGCACAAGCAGCAGGTGGCAAAATAAATGGATCCATGGCAGGAGAAAAAGCAGACATAAGTGTTTATAGTTTTGGCCCTATGAAAAATCTACATGCTCTTGGAGATCTTGGATGTGTATCGACTGACGAATCAGAAATTGCCAATAACATTAAATACTTATCTGAATGTGGCGTGAAGAACAATGAAATTTGTATACATCCTAATCTGAAACATTATCCAGATGCCATACAAGCCTCCTTTTTAAGGGTCATTTTAAAACGTTGGAATCATCTTATTAATAAAAGAATCAATTTTGCTAATCAATATTCAAAAAATTTATCTAATATACAAGAAATTAAATTACCTACTTATTTAAATCTTGGTTCACACACTTTTTTTGACTATACAATTAATACTCCATCAAAGTCGTTTAGGGATAAGTTAATTCAGTATCTTTTCGAAAATAAAATTGAAGCAAAAGTAAGACATCCACTTTCCATTTGTGAACAACCTTTTATTAATACAGACAAAAATTGTAAATGTACTAAGGCAAGAGAATTAGTTCAAACTTCTTTATGTCTGCCAATGCACTACAATCTCACAAGTCATGATATTATTAAAGTCTCAAATATTATTAAAAAATTTATCGACATATAAAGATTAATTCTTTATAAATAAGTTCTTATATAGTTTAATAATAAATAATATTTTCCAACTGAAATCAATTTAAAAAATAAGATTTCTGAATTAAATGCTATTTTATCTTTTAAGTTGATTTTTCTAAAAATTAGAATTATTGATCGATCAAAAATATTTTTTAATCAAATTTATGCAACTTGATAATATTTACTTTGTTGAAAATCAAAAATTAACTAAATCACAGATAAATAAGTTATGTGAAATTGTCAAAAAAAGCCATAATCAAAATTTTCTCTATCCATCATTTGAGTATATTATTTATTCAAAAACTATAAAATTTTGTTGTGTATTTAATAATAATAAAATCGTAAGCTTTGCAATATACATGTTCCGAAAATGGAAAAAAACAAATTTAACTTTAAAAACATTATCAATAGGATATATAACTACACTCCCTGAATTCAGAGGTAGAGGTTATGCTACTTTTTTATTATCTAATGTCGAAAATTTGGCAAAATCAAAGAAAATAGACTTTATATATTTGCAAGGTATTCAGGATTTTTATGGGAAATATGGATTCAAGGGTTTTGCACCAAAAAGTAAATTTATTTTCTACAAAAAAGATTTTATCTCTCCTGAAGGACAAATCGTAGATTTACAGAATTCAAATAAAAATTTAATTAAGAAATTACACTATAATTTTTTTAGAAATAAAGAAATTTACATAAAAAGAGATAACGAAATATGGGAAGATTTTTTTTCACATTTAAAAAATACATATTTGTTTTATAAACCAAAAATAGTCCTTGATAAAACTTTAAAACCTATTATTTATTTCTGTACTACTCCTAATGAAGAAACTACAATTAGAGAATTTATACCTTGTAATTCTATTAGAAAAGTAGAAAAAGGATTATCTTTAATTTTCAAAGAATTTGGAAAAATAGAAAAAATTGAGATTTTTTCTGATAAAAGTGGAATAATTAATGAATTAGCTCTAACAAAAGGTGCAGATTTTTTTCAATATATAAGGCCAAATGGATCTAATATGATAAAGATAATTAATAAAAATATAAATTTAAAGGACCTTGAATATAGTTTTATTTTTCAAGGAGACAATTCCTGATTTTTAATAACTCATAATATAAAGTTCTATTTAAGATAATTTGGTAACAAAATCATTTAAAAATAATGCTGCTTTAGAAACTTCCTCTTCTTCAATTAGCGGATGACAATCCAACTCAAATATTTTTTCTTTCTGATATTTTTCTGAAATTGGCAACTTCAAATCAGCCGGTTCTATAAAGTCTATGTAATGATTATCCCATGGTGCATAATTATTATTCATATTTTCGCGTTTAAAGTTTGGATGTTGGTGTAAAGGTTGCCATGTACGCTTTAAAGGCAAGTTGATATCGGATGCTGCTTTCAACAATTCTTCTTGTCGTTCATATGATAAGCAAATTTCAATCAAATTTGAATAAAAAACTGCAAATGACCCCTCAGAGGGTTCCAATACCTTAAAGAATTTCTTATCTAGTTTAGAAGCAAGTAATTTATGATTTTCAATTCTCTTTTCATTATCATGATCAAGTAATTCAAGGCCAACTAATCCTAAAGCAGCGGCAAATTCAGTCATCCGATAATTAAAACTTAACTTGTCATGACCAAAAGATCTTAATTTCCAGATATCTTGGTAAATACTGGCATTATTTGTACATATAATCCCCCCATCCCCTACAGGTAATGCTTTCCTTTGATGTAAGCTAAAAATTCCTAAATCTCCAAATGTTCCAATCGACTTTTTGTTAAACTTTGCCCCATGACAATGGCTAGCATCTTCTATTAGATGAATAGAATTATCAGAACAAATATTTAAAATATCTTCTATCTTTGCGGGATATCCAAACATATGAACTAATATAACTGCCTTAGTTCTATTTGTTATAGCCTTTTTAATAGCTTTAGGAGACAAACCAAAACTATCAGATTCAATATCAACAAAGATAGGTACGGCACCTTGCATTAAAACGCAAGTAGCAGAAGAGATCCATGAATATGGAGTGACAATAACTTCATCGCCATATCCTATCCCTAGAGCATGCAGCGATAATTGCAAACCTTGAGTAGCATTGCCCACACCTATTGCATATTTAGAAGATACAAATTTTGAATAAGCTTTTTCAAAATCTTTTACTTTATCTGCAGCAAATAATTGATTTGATTCTATTACTTCTTTAACGGCAAGTTGATGTTTCTCATTAAAAGTTGGCCACGGCTTCCAATTAAAAGTTTCCATATAAATTCAAGAATACATATAATTTACTTTGGACCTGAACATATTGCGAAAAGATATTGGCTCATAGGACTATAGCCAGTATGTAAAACCTCATCATTCATGGAGAACATAAAAACATCTTTGTAAAATCTTTTACAAGTTAATTTAAAATTATCCTTTTTCTTGCAATTTACATGTCCTAATTTTGATCTTTCTGAAGCATAAGTCTGAGATTCTAATGAAGGCATTCCTAAAATAAGTGGTCCTTGTGAATCAACTAAATGTTTTTTTATGTTTATAAAAAAATCATTTTCATCATTTTCAGTTATATGTTCAAGTACATCTAAAGCAAATGCGCAATCGAATTGTTCAGGCTCTTCTGAGTTTAATAAAATGTCCCTATGGTAAAAATTATATTTTGAATCGCTACTTTCTAAATTACTTTTTGCAAAATCAACATGAGGTTTATAAAAATCAAACCCTACATATCTTTTAATTTCTTGACTAACTATTGGAGCTCCAAAACCTTCTTGGCAACCTATTTCTAAAATTGAATCATATCCTGCAAACTGTTTTGCTACAAATTTATATCTAGAGAGAGTAAATAAGAGTAATTTTGGATCTTCATAAAATATTCTAGATGTATTGGGACCAAGAACTTTATTCTCAAATTCTTTAACACCTTCAATACTTCTATGATATATTTTTGTTGATTCGAGATTAGACTTTTCTAAAAAGTCCATATTTAAACATCTCCATTAAGAATTCTAAAAAGACTATATGTAGTTATGATATCTGCAAAAGGTTCAGTAAATGTTCCTATTCCTTGAGTGATTCGATTAATATTATTAGACCTTACATAAATAATATCCTCATTCATTAGTGGAGGATTTAATTCAGAAGAAACATTTTCATCAAGCTTAATTTTAAATTTTCTTCTAGTAGCAGTACCATTATCATTTACTCTAACTAACTCAACTCTCCCAGTATTTGCCTTCCAATCTACAGGCCCCCCAGCCATATAAATAGCTTGAACTAAAGGAGTATTTGCTCTAACTCTAGTTTGACCAGGAACATTTACTTGGCCTACAACATTTACCATAATCATGGGAGATAAATTTGTTTGGGATATTTTTTTTATATCTTTATTTATCTCACTAGCCATATCTACTTTAATAATGTCTCCATCAAATAAAAAAACGTTTTGCTCTTGATCACCTTCGAGAACAATATCTAATAAGTTAATTTCTGCTTTCTTATAACGTTTATCTTCCCCAGGCAATCTTCTGAGTAATGAAACTTTTTTTAGATTCGCTTTAGGAGTTATACCTCCTGCTTTTTGCAGAGCATCAATAATAGTTGGTAAGCCTTCATTAATGTTTCTACTACCTTCAATCAGAGAATTATTTTTAGAACCAATTAAAGAATATACACCTGGTTTAACTATCTCACCAACTACCGATACTCTAATTGGTCTAGCCTTTAAGACGCTTAAATGTAATTCAGGTCTTAGTAGTTCTTCTTTATATTTGTTTTCTACTAATTTTGATGCTTGTTCAATCGTAAGGTTATTTAAATATTGTGAACCTATTAAAGGAAATTGAGCTGATCCATCACTCATTACTTTTAATTCACCAGAAAATTCTTTAGCATCAAATAAGTTTAACTTAAGAGTATCCCCAGGACCAATTAGATAAAAATCTCTCTCGAAATAATCTTCACTAGAGATATCATTATTTAATCCTGAAATAACTTCGGAATTATTATTTCTCAAAAATTTCTCTTCCTCTGATTTAGTTGGCAATTGAAAAATCACAAAAAATTGAAGAATTAGAAGAAATGATGTATAAATATTTAATGAACTTCTACTCCTTTTATTAGCCACTAGATAACAAATTTTATTAAAAAACATAATATCATTTATTGGTTAAATTGTAGTAACTTTGATATAGTAAAAAATCAAATAATTCATTTATTAAAAGTATTTTGGAAAAAGACAACAATAATAATGATATAAAACCTAAACAGCAAATTACTGATTTTTCAAAGTTCGATGCTGATGAAATAAATTATAAAGAGCTTTTCCAAGGTATTGTTAGAAAAAAAAAGTGGGCATTTGCAACAGGAATAATAGTTTTTCTAGGAATTATAGGTTATACAGTCAAAGAAAGAATAACAAATCCATTATATGCAGGGTCATTCAGAATCTTAATCAGTGATCCAATAAATTCTTCAGGGAAGAAAAATAATGATCTAATTTCTACTGAGTCATCAACTTTTTTCCAAGAACTTGCCTCGGGATCAAGAAGATACGATGTTGACACATTGATATTTCTCCTAAAAAGCCCTAAATTTCTAGAACCTTTAGCAAAAGAGTTCAAAATAAGTCCTACTGCTTTATCAAATAGTATTTCAATCTCAGTTCCAATCAATACAAGCAGATTTAGGGCTCCAGCAAGTATCCTTATTGTTAATTTAACTACTAAAAACAAATCTAAAGGAATAAATTTACTTAAAGCACTATCTCAAACATACCTCGAGGAATCCTTGCGTCAAAGACAGCAGAAACTAAATGATGGTCTAGAATTTCTTAATAAGCAAGCTCCGGGAATTAAAGATAAGGAAAATCAATTACAAACTAAATTAGTTGCATTTAGAAATAAGCATAAACTAATAGATCCGATTAGAGAGGGAGAGAGTTTAAAAGCTCAACAGAGAATGATTGAGAAGAACATTATTGACATTAACTCCACAATAAGTCGTTTAAAAGATGTTAGGAAAGAAATCCTGAATGGATCAATCACTGCGACAGGCTTTAGAGAACAAATAGGGACAGGATTATCAATTGCTGATTTCGATCAAAGCCTGCTAGATCAATTAATTGCAGTTGAGAGAGAACTTGCCATAGCAAAAACAAAATTTACTTCAAAATCCTCAATCGTTAAAGGGTTAAAGACTAGGCTAAATCAAATTCAGCCTATAATTCTAAAGAATCAAATAGATGCTGTTGATACTGCAATTAATTTGAACGAAAGTCTTTTAAGAAATACCAAGGAGTCGTTGAAACAACTTGAACTTGAGTTTCTTAAACAACCCGAACTTATTAAGGAATATAAAAGAATTGAAGGAGAGCTACTAATTGCGAGTCAAGATCTTATAAAACTTAATTCTTCTATTAAAAGTTTCGAACTTGAGCTAGCGCAAAGCAATATACCGTGGAGACTTATTTCTTCTCCAAAAATGAGTCCATCTCCCATTAAACCCTCTTTTAGAAGAAATTTACAATTTGGACTTTTAATTTCAATTATTTTTGGTATTTTAGCAGCATTGTTGAGGGATAGAATGGATCATGTATTTCACTCCTCAAAAGAGATTAAGGATAATCTTAATTATCCAATACTAGGAGAAATCCCTTTCATTAAAAGTTTTTCAGAATTAAGAAGCGAAAAATCAGAAATGCTTTCAATTATGGTTGGCGATGGTACACAAAAAGAAAAATTTAATAATAAAAAAGATATTTATCAAAGATTTTTTTACACTGAAGCACTAAGAAATTTATTTACTTCTATTCGTTTTTCAAATACTGATGAATCTATTAAATTATTGACAATAACAAGTTCATTACCTAAAGAAGGCAAATCATTACTTAATGTCTTGCTTGCTAAAACTTTAAATGATATGGGAGAGAAGGTATTGATAATAGATGCTGACATGAGAAGACCCCAGATTCATAGCAGATTAAATCTCGATAATATTTTAGGACTTTCTAATTTGCTTACTGATAATGATATTAACCTCGAAAAAGTTATACAACCTTTGCAGAATTTCAAAAATCTTAGTGTAATGACATCAGGCACAATACCTCCAGATCCAACAAGACTATTAAGTTCAAAACGTTTTAAAGAGATATTATCTGAAATAAAATCTTCAAATAAATATGACATAATTCTATTTGATACTCCTCCAGTATTGGGTTTGGCAGATACAATTCTATTATCTGAAAATTTAGATGGAATAATATTACTTGTGAGTTTAGGATCTGTAGATAGATCTCTCCCAAGAGAATCTTTAATGAGA
Coding sequences within it:
- a CDS encoding methionyl-tRNA formyltransferase — translated: MSFKIGYFADGTWAHNTFDLLIADKEIEISFLVNRVKSKDLILEKKAKSKNIPILNTKNVNETVFINKLKEFNTDLFVSMSFDQMIKKQVFEIPNKGTINCHVGKLPFYRGRHGISWMLINDEKEFGISVHYIDDGIDTGDLINQEVFPITDVDTYKSILERSYKECPRILYKSIKQIQKDIAFRSPQNLINNHGLYCTARKDGDEIIDWNQSSRDIFNFIRSISPPGPVATTFIGDKIVKITKSEFIENAPIYKGIPGAVLVSNPDFLLIKTKDSYLKITEWTSSIKLSVSSRLN
- a CDS encoding DegT/DnrJ/EryC1/StrS family aminotransferase codes for the protein MKLNFLKENPILNILDLPPTYDIDKYGRPIVRMRDLSENDQSIRNEYHAALEEVLNHGMLIKGPEVKETENLLKELTGKEYNVLVSCASSGLLLSLQAIGIEEGDEVITTPLSWLMTSSVIKQLGAKPVFVDVCSDYNINIDLIEDNITSKTKAILPVHYYGKVLDSPRIKSICDKHNLYLIEDVAQAAGGKINGSMAGEKADISVYSFGPMKNLHALGDLGCVSTDESEIANNIKYLSECGVKNNEICIHPNLKHYPDAIQASFLRVILKRWNHLINKRINFANQYSKNLSNIQEIKLPTYLNLGSHTFFDYTINTPSKSFRDKLIQYLFENKIEAKVRHPLSICEQPFINTDKNCKCTKARELVQTSLCLPMHYNLTSHDIIKVSNIIKKFIDI
- a CDS encoding GNAT family N-acetyltransferase; translated protein: MQLDNIYFVENQKLTKSQINKLCEIVKKSHNQNFLYPSFEYIIYSKTIKFCCVFNNNKIVSFAIYMFRKWKKTNLTLKTLSIGYITTLPEFRGRGYATFLLSNVENLAKSKKIDFIYLQGIQDFYGKYGFKGFAPKSKFIFYKKDFISPEGQIVDLQNSNKNLIKKLHYNFFRNKEIYIKRDNEIWEDFFSHLKNTYLFYKPKIVLDKTLKPIIYFCTTPNEETTIREFIPCNSIRKVEKGLSLIFKEFGKIEKIEIFSDKSGIINELALTKGADFFQYIRPNGSNMIKIINKNINLKDLEYSFIFQGDNS
- a CDS encoding DegT/DnrJ/EryC1/StrS family aminotransferase — protein: METFNWKPWPTFNEKHQLAVKEVIESNQLFAADKVKDFEKAYSKFVSSKYAIGVGNATQGLQLSLHALGIGYGDEVIVTPYSWISSATCVLMQGAVPIFVDIESDSFGLSPKAIKKAITNRTKAVILVHMFGYPAKIEDILNICSDNSIHLIEDASHCHGAKFNKKSIGTFGDLGIFSLHQRKALPVGDGGIICTNNASIYQDIWKLRSFGHDKLSFNYRMTEFAAALGLVGLELLDHDNEKRIENHKLLASKLDKKFFKVLEPSEGSFAVFYSNLIEICLSYERQEELLKAASDINLPLKRTWQPLHQHPNFKRENMNNNYAPWDNHYIDFIEPADLKLPISEKYQKEKIFELDCHPLIEEEEVSKAALFLNDFVTKLS
- a CDS encoding class I SAM-dependent methyltransferase: MDFLEKSNLESTKIYHRSIEGVKEFENKVLGPNTSRIFYEDPKLLLFTLSRYKFVAKQFAGYDSILEIGCQEGFGAPIVSQEIKRYVGFDFYKPHVDFAKSNLESSDSKYNFYHRDILLNSEEPEQFDCAFALDVLEHITENDENDFFINIKKHLVDSQGPLILGMPSLESQTYASERSKLGHVNCKKKDNFKLTCKRFYKDVFMFSMNDEVLHTGYSPMSQYLFAICSGPK
- a CDS encoding SLBB domain-containing protein, encoding MANKRSRSSLNIYTSFLLILQFFVIFQLPTKSEEEKFLRNNNSEVISGLNNDISSEDYFERDFYLIGPGDTLKLNLFDAKEFSGELKVMSDGSAQFPLIGSQYLNNLTIEQASKLVENKYKEELLRPELHLSVLKARPIRVSVVGEIVKPGVYSLIGSKNNSLIEGSRNINEGLPTIIDALQKAGGITPKANLKKVSLLRRLPGEDKRYKKAEINLLDIVLEGDQEQNVFLFDGDIIKVDMASEINKDIKKISQTNLSPMIMVNVVGQVNVPGQTRVRANTPLVQAIYMAGGPVDWKANTGRVELVRVNDNGTATRRKFKIKLDENVSSELNPPLMNEDIIYVRSNNINRITQGIGTFTEPFADIITTYSLFRILNGDV
- a CDS encoding GumC family protein, with protein sequence MEKDNNNNDIKPKQQITDFSKFDADEINYKELFQGIVRKKKWAFATGIIVFLGIIGYTVKERITNPLYAGSFRILISDPINSSGKKNNDLISTESSTFFQELASGSRRYDVDTLIFLLKSPKFLEPLAKEFKISPTALSNSISISVPINTSRFRAPASILIVNLTTKNKSKGINLLKALSQTYLEESLRQRQQKLNDGLEFLNKQAPGIKDKENQLQTKLVAFRNKHKLIDPIREGESLKAQQRMIEKNIIDINSTISRLKDVRKEILNGSITATGFREQIGTGLSIADFDQSLLDQLIAVERELAIAKTKFTSKSSIVKGLKTRLNQIQPIILKNQIDAVDTAINLNESLLRNTKESLKQLELEFLKQPELIKEYKRIEGELLIASQDLIKLNSSIKSFELELAQSNIPWRLISSPKMSPSPIKPSFRRNLQFGLLISIIFGILAALLRDRMDHVFHSSKEIKDNLNYPILGEIPFIKSFSELRSEKSEMLSIMVGDGTQKEKFNNKKDIYQRFFYTEALRNLFTSIRFSNTDESIKLLTITSSLPKEGKSLLNVLLAKTLNDMGEKVLIIDADMRRPQIHSRLNLDNILGLSNLLTDNDINLEKVIQPLQNFKNLSVMTSGTIPPDPTRLLSSKRFKEILSEIKSSNKYDIILFDTPPVLGLADTILLSENLDGIILLVSLGSVDRSLPRESLMRLQTTKTNILGVVTNAIKDEYEFEYKRYGKYSKYGNYGIYNQYSSYQPIETYINYGKDKQQEIENISKQKGRSKKDGQYSVKEDKKEGKSKLIKSFSKNVINRFTKWLDS